The Paenibacillus sophorae genome has a segment encoding these proteins:
- the spoIIIAF gene encoding stage III sporulation protein AF gives MSWLGGWLREIILIVLLATFVELLLPSKSMERYARLVLSLLILLTLLSPIVSLLKGNAASELSLAFSRADGGTSGQSGAADAELQKILADGRKLAAGGRDQSLKLAAQQIAAQMREQIAAETGKRGANVNVTLALTNEADSTWAPAITQVVVTLPGEAGAAQGNAPRRSGSGGSTQVTVEPVEDIKVELGEGENRLKEQGASAGRAADPAAAGTHEGSGPGGADAKAVTALLEKNWSLDPGKIKVVDGSADKL, from the coding sequence ATGAGCTGGCTTGGAGGATGGCTGCGGGAGATCATATTAATTGTGCTGCTGGCTACGTTCGTTGAACTTCTGCTTCCGAGCAAGTCGATGGAGCGCTATGCCAGGCTTGTGCTCAGCCTGCTGATTCTGCTGACGCTGCTCAGCCCCATCGTCTCGCTGCTGAAAGGCAATGCTGCGTCCGAGCTCAGCCTGGCCTTTAGCCGAGCGGATGGCGGGACGTCCGGGCAGAGCGGGGCGGCAGATGCAGAGCTTCAAAAAATTTTGGCCGACGGGCGAAAGCTCGCCGCGGGCGGCAGGGACCAAAGCTTAAAGCTGGCCGCGCAGCAAATCGCCGCACAGATGAGAGAGCAGATTGCCGCAGAGACGGGGAAGCGCGGAGCGAATGTGAACGTAACGCTCGCTCTGACAAATGAAGCGGACAGCACCTGGGCTCCGGCCATAACTCAGGTGGTTGTCACACTTCCCGGTGAAGCCGGTGCCGCACAAGGAAATGCACCCCGTAGATCCGGCAGCGGCGGAAGCACTCAGGTAACGGTTGAGCCCGTGGAGGATATCAAAGTTGAACTTGGCGAGGGAGAGAACAGGCTGAAGGAACAGGGCGCAAGCGCAGGTAGGGCGGCAGATCCGGCGGCGGCAGGGACCCACGAAGGAAGCGGACCAGGCGGTGCGGACGCCAAAGCGGTAACGGCGCTGTTGGAGAAGAACTGGAGCCTTGATCCTGGAAAGATAAAAGTAGTGGACGGCAGCGCGGATAAATTGTAA
- the spoIIIAD gene encoding stage III sporulation protein AD produces the protein MEIIQIVGIGLMSTVLILVLKEQKPMFAFLLAAATGILIFLFLIGKIGGVISTLQRLAESSGMETVYLKTVFKIIGISYIAEFGAQIVRDAGQESIASKIELAGKVLIMTLAVPIIGIIIETVMKLLPA, from the coding sequence ATGGAAATCATTCAAATCGTAGGAATCGGGCTGATGTCAACCGTTCTCATTCTTGTGCTGAAAGAACAAAAGCCGATGTTTGCTTTCTTGCTGGCCGCTGCTACGGGCATACTCATCTTCCTGTTTCTGATCGGCAAAATCGGCGGCGTCATATCCACGCTTCAGCGGCTTGCGGAGTCTTCGGGTATGGAGACCGTATATCTGAAGACGGTGTTTAAAATCATCGGCATCTCTTATATCGCAGAGTTTGGCGCCCAGATCGTACGCGACGCGGGCCAGGAATCTATCGCTTCCAAAATCGAACTGGCTGGCAAGGTGCTGATTATGACGCTGGCTGTGCCGATCATCGGCATTATTATTGAGACGGTTATGAAGCTGCTGCCGGCGTAA
- the spoIIIAE gene encoding stage III sporulation protein AE codes for MEKRGIFRPPKLGAALLLLCLVFIGCSRAAAASPADKAGMTAGQFGNNPGQTEAYTDPAGNSPVESGNSADRAGTTAEPAGTSAASSGAQTGQTGTPIDQWVKSQVDELPKDEVERYWDQLMKDYGGFFPDGATPSLMDMLLPGGKGLSLQNVLSGLFSYMWHEVLYNGKLLVTIVMISVLSMILETLQTAFERKTVSKVAYTLCFMVVLVIAVNSFNIAIGYAKDAIDRMIDFMMAMIPLLFALLASMGNIVTVSVTHPLIVFMIHTVSTLIHTMVFPLLFFSAVLHLVSSISDKYKLTHLANLLRNIGMGVLGVLLTVFLGVISVRGITSSVTDGVTLKAAKYITGNFVPVIGKMFADATDTVISASLLVKNAIGLSGVIIILFLCAFPAIKILVLAIIYNVAGAVMQPLGDTPIVSCLQTIGKSMIYVFAALAAVSLMFFLAVTIMLTAGNVTVMMR; via the coding sequence ATGGAAAAGCGCGGCATATTCCGTCCTCCCAAACTTGGTGCCGCGCTGCTGCTGCTCTGTCTCGTGTTCATCGGATGTAGCCGGGCCGCTGCCGCATCGCCTGCGGACAAGGCCGGAATGACCGCAGGCCAATTCGGGAATAACCCGGGCCAAACGGAGGCTTATACGGACCCAGCCGGCAATAGTCCGGTCGAATCCGGGAATTCAGCCGATCGAGCCGGAACAACGGCGGAGCCGGCCGGGACTTCTGCGGCGTCAAGCGGGGCGCAAACCGGCCAGACCGGAACGCCAATAGACCAGTGGGTAAAGAGCCAGGTGGACGAACTGCCCAAAGACGAGGTCGAGAGGTACTGGGATCAGCTGATGAAGGATTACGGCGGTTTTTTTCCGGATGGGGCCACTCCTTCGCTCATGGATATGCTGCTGCCGGGCGGGAAAGGGCTCAGCCTGCAAAATGTGCTGTCGGGACTCTTCTCTTACATGTGGCATGAAGTGCTCTACAACGGCAAGCTGCTCGTTACGATTGTTATGATCAGCGTGCTGAGCATGATTCTGGAGACGCTGCAGACGGCGTTTGAGCGCAAGACGGTCAGCAAGGTAGCCTACACTCTATGCTTCATGGTGGTGCTGGTCATCGCAGTCAACAGCTTTAATATAGCCATCGGCTATGCCAAGGACGCCATCGACCGGATGATCGACTTCATGATGGCGATGATTCCACTTCTGTTCGCTCTGCTTGCTTCCATGGGCAACATCGTAACCGTCTCGGTGACTCATCCCCTGATCGTATTTATGATCCATACGGTCAGCACTCTGATCCATACCATGGTCTTTCCGCTGTTGTTCTTCTCGGCGGTTCTGCATCTGGTCAGCTCCATATCGGACAAATATAAGCTAACCCACCTTGCGAATTTACTGCGTAACATCGGCATGGGGGTTCTTGGGGTTCTGCTGACCGTCTTTCTGGGCGTCATCTCCGTCAGGGGTATTACGAGCTCGGTTACGGACGGGGTAACGTTAAAGGCGGCAAAGTACATTACCGGCAATTTCGTACCCGTTATAGGCAAAATGTTCGCGGACGCCACCGATACCGTCATATCCGCCTCACTGCTGGTGAAGAATGCAATCGGGCTGTCGGGCGTAATCATCATCCTGTTCCTATGTGCGTTTCCGGCGATCAAAATCCTTGTGCTGGCTATCATTTACAATGTAGCCGGAGCCGTGATGCAGCCGCTCGGCGACACGCCGATCGTATCCTGCCTGCAGACGATCGGAAAGAGCATGATCTATGTGTTCGCTGCCCTGGCCGCCGTGTCGCTCATGTTCTTTCTAGCGGTTACCATCATGCTGACGGCAGGAAATGTTACGGTCATGATGAGATGA
- the spoIIIAB gene encoding stage III sporulation protein SpoIIIAB encodes MLKLLGAAMILLAATLAGFRRAGQYADRPRHIRGLIAALQRLETEIMYGYTPLPEAMKRIAVQSREPLRGFFAAAADRMCAPCNESAQEAVGRAMETHWKATAMKAPEQEILRQLSCTLGTSDRSNQANHIALALQQLKQEEISAREDQAKYEKVSKSLGLLLGALIVILIF; translated from the coding sequence ATGCTTAAGCTTCTCGGCGCCGCGATGATCCTGCTCGCGGCTACGCTGGCGGGCTTCAGGCGGGCCGGCCAGTACGCAGACCGGCCCCGGCACATCCGCGGTCTTATCGCCGCGCTTCAGCGCCTGGAGACCGAGATCATGTACGGTTATACGCCGCTGCCGGAAGCGATGAAGCGGATCGCCGTCCAGTCGAGGGAGCCGCTGCGGGGTTTCTTCGCCGCAGCCGCCGATAGAATGTGCGCGCCGTGTAACGAGAGCGCGCAAGAAGCGGTGGGCCGGGCGATGGAAACGCACTGGAAGGCGACCGCGATGAAAGCGCCGGAGCAGGAAATTCTCCGGCAGCTCAGCTGCACCCTGGGCACCAGCGACCGAAGCAATCAAGCGAATCATATTGCGCTGGCGCTGCAGCAGCTGAAGCAGGAGGAGATTTCGGCCCGCGAGGACCAGGCCAAGTACGAAAAAGTGAGTAAAAGCCTGGGACTGCTGCTGGGGGCGCTCATCGTCATTTTGATCTTTTAG
- the nusB gene encoding transcription antitermination factor NusB: MKRRVAREIIVQSLYQMEMNEVESGEAVEMLLEEASEENETERVISDELQLKDYVLDHVNGIWEAKPAIDDMLEHYLKGWQMSRLSRVDRQILRLAAYEMIYRNDVPAKVAVNEAIELAKHFGTEDSGKFVNGVLGKMIQDLEELKTNRP, from the coding sequence ATGAAAAGACGTGTAGCGAGAGAAATTATAGTGCAAAGCCTGTATCAAATGGAGATGAACGAGGTTGAAAGCGGCGAGGCGGTGGAAATGCTGCTGGAAGAGGCGTCGGAGGAAAATGAGACGGAACGCGTCATTTCAGACGAGCTTCAGCTAAAAGATTATGTGCTGGACCATGTGAACGGCATCTGGGAAGCCAAGCCTGCGATTGACGATATGCTGGAGCATTACTTGAAAGGCTGGCAGATGAGCCGGCTGTCCCGCGTTGACCGCCAGATTTTAAGGCTTGCCGCCTATGAAATGATTTACCGGAATGATGTTCCGGCAAAGGTTGCCGTCAATGAGGCGATTGAGCTCGCCAAGCATTTCGGCACTGAGGATTCCGGCAAATTCGTCAACGGCGTTCTGGGAAAAATGATTCAGGATCTGGAAGAACTGAAGACAAACCGTCCCTAA
- the amaP gene encoding alkaline shock response membrane anchor protein AmaP has translation MAKILDRLLLFIYSLSIGTLSVIAILLLSGVLPRNLEIRNWEAAYIGMIVAAVILFLLSIRFFYISIRRERTSSLSVDQRTEYGDIQISMETIENLSLKAAGRVKGIRDLRSRIRVSQAGLEIMIRGVVDGEHSLPLLTSEVQRQVHEYVQDTTGVPVADVSVYIANLAQSPSFKSRVE, from the coding sequence GTGGCTAAAATTTTAGACAGACTTTTGCTGTTCATTTACAGCTTGAGCATTGGAACATTATCTGTTATTGCCATCCTCCTGTTAAGCGGCGTTCTTCCGAGGAATCTGGAGATCAGGAATTGGGAAGCCGCTTATATCGGCATGATTGTCGCGGCGGTGATTTTGTTCCTGCTCAGCATCCGGTTCTTCTATATCTCCATTCGCCGGGAACGGACATCCAGTCTATCGGTTGATCAGCGGACGGAGTACGGAGATATTCAGATTTCTATGGAAACGATTGAGAATCTCAGCCTCAAGGCCGCCGGAAGGGTCAAGGGCATCCGCGACCTGAGATCGCGCATTCGCGTCTCCCAGGCGGGACTTGAAATTATGATCCGCGGCGTAGTGGACGGCGAGCATTCGCTGCCGCTTCTGACCTCGGAAGTACAGCGGCAGGTGCATGAATATGTGCAGGATACGACGGGTGTTCCGGTTGCCGACGTGTCCGTCTATATTGCCAACCTTGCCCAGTCCCCAAGCTTCAAAAGTCGAGTGGAATAG
- a CDS encoding YqhV family protein: MDKYVSWMAILRMLSGSVEITAALIMLRLNQVDKALAVNSGLALVGPTVLILTTAIGLTGMAQDLSPSKLAWVGIGVACLLIGILKK; encoded by the coding sequence GTGGACAAGTATGTAAGCTGGATGGCTATTCTACGGATGCTGTCGGGCAGCGTGGAAATCACTGCTGCGCTGATCATGCTGCGATTGAACCAGGTGGATAAGGCGCTTGCGGTTAATTCGGGGCTCGCGCTGGTCGGCCCGACCGTGCTGATTCTGACGACGGCCATCGGACTAACGGGCATGGCGCAGGATCTCTCTCCCAGCAAGCTGGCCTGGGTGGGTATAGGCGTGGCGTGTCTCTTAATCGGCATTTTGAAAAAATGA
- the spoIIIAC gene encoding stage III sporulation protein AC, with protein MNIEVNAIFQIAGIGIIIAMIHTVLKQMGKEDIAHWVTVIGFVVVLFMVIRMLDGLLQEIKTIFLFQ; from the coding sequence ATGAATATTGAAGTCAACGCGATCTTTCAAATTGCCGGCATCGGCATCATTATCGCCATGATTCATACCGTGCTCAAGCAGATGGGCAAAGAGGACATTGCCCACTGGGTGACTGTCATCGGCTTTGTCGTCGTGCTGTTCATGGTCATCCGGATGCTGGATGGACTGCTGCAGGAAATTAAGACGATCTTTCTTTTTCAATAG
- the spoIIIAG gene encoding stage III sporulation protein AG: MGNWLKKLEQLVGGGPGNPKRNHTFRWLIILGLLGAAIMLFNSFVNVKKLDSENTGREPPQSQNSQAAMQEETSDSASSFDGIEHEMENRMKGILEQIVGVGTVDIMVTVDSTEEVVVQRNVNDSQQLSEETDANGGKRHTTTYTRDGEIVTYSQSGDETPIITKRIKPQVRGVLIVAKGAENKVVRGLIEQAVEKALNVPSYRISVVPRKQE; encoded by the coding sequence GTGGGCAACTGGCTGAAGAAGCTGGAGCAGCTGGTCGGCGGCGGGCCGGGCAATCCGAAGCGAAACCACACGTTCCGCTGGCTGATCATCCTGGGTCTCTTGGGCGCGGCGATCATGCTGTTCAATTCCTTTGTCAATGTGAAGAAGCTCGACAGCGAGAATACGGGGAGAGAACCGCCGCAATCCCAGAACTCGCAGGCGGCAATGCAGGAGGAGACGAGCGATAGCGCCAGTTCGTTTGACGGCATTGAGCATGAAATGGAGAACCGGATGAAGGGGATTCTGGAACAAATTGTCGGAGTCGGCACGGTGGACATTATGGTGACCGTGGATTCCACAGAGGAGGTCGTCGTCCAGCGTAATGTGAACGATTCCCAGCAGCTCAGTGAGGAGACCGACGCGAACGGCGGCAAGCGCCATACGACCACATACACGAGAGACGGTGAAATCGTCACCTACAGTCAATCCGGAGACGAGACGCCGATTATTACCAAAAGAATCAAGCCCCAGGTTCGCGGCGTGCTCATTGTCGCCAAGGGAGCCGAGAACAAGGTGGTGAGAGGGTTGATCGAGCAGGCGGTGGAAAAAGCGCTTAATGTACCAAGCTACCGCATTTCCGTTGTGCCGCGCAAGCAGGAATAA
- the spoIIIAA gene encoding stage III sporulation protein AA, with amino-acid sequence MANEWLQLFPEKVKAALSRLPLMLLETVEEIRIREGRPLEINYAGKYHFVDAAGRLTLEPEEAYTPDREDSHRMLDLISNHSLYTMEEELRKGFITIPGGHRIGLAGRAVLSGGSVGHLRDIGGYNVRIAREIPGVADRLLPHLLDWSRQRVMHTLILSPPQHGKTTLLRDLARQISAGSKGGREGRRPGLKVGIVDERSEIAGSRRGLPAFDIGPRTDVLDGCPKAEGMMMMIRSLSPDVLIADEIGRPEDAEAVTEALHAGITVLAAAHGREVSELALRPGLGRLIELGMFERYVILRRSAGELSFRVLDGRKRSLPVYPGQDKGGEAHA; translated from the coding sequence ATGGCCAACGAATGGCTTCAATTATTTCCGGAAAAAGTGAAAGCCGCGCTTTCCCGGCTCCCGCTTATGCTGCTGGAGACGGTGGAAGAAATCCGCATCAGGGAAGGACGTCCGCTGGAAATCAATTATGCAGGCAAATACCATTTTGTAGACGCTGCCGGGCGGCTGACCCTGGAACCGGAGGAGGCATACACACCGGACCGCGAAGACAGCCACCGGATGCTTGATCTGATCAGCAACCACTCACTGTATACGATGGAAGAAGAGCTCCGCAAGGGATTCATCACCATCCCGGGCGGACACCGCATCGGACTCGCCGGGCGGGCGGTTCTGAGCGGCGGCAGCGTAGGCCATCTGCGGGACATCGGCGGATACAACGTCCGGATCGCAAGAGAGATTCCCGGAGTCGCCGACCGGCTTCTGCCGCATCTCTTGGACTGGAGCCGCCAGCGGGTCATGCACACGTTGATTCTGTCCCCGCCCCAGCACGGGAAGACAACGCTGCTCCGTGATCTCGCCCGGCAGATTTCCGCCGGGAGCAAGGGTGGGAGGGAAGGGCGCAGGCCCGGTCTCAAGGTAGGCATCGTGGACGAGCGTTCCGAGATCGCCGGAAGCCGAAGGGGGCTTCCCGCCTTCGACATCGGCCCGCGCACGGATGTGCTGGACGGCTGTCCCAAAGCCGAGGGCATGATGATGATGATTCGCTCCCTCTCGCCGGATGTGCTGATTGCGGACGAAATCGGCCGGCCTGAGGATGCCGAGGCGGTAACCGAGGCGCTGCACGCCGGAATTACGGTTCTGGCGGCCGCGCACGGCCGGGAAGTGTCCGAACTGGCTCTAAGGCCCGGTCTGGGCAGGCTTATCGAGCTGGGGATGTTCGAAAGGTATGTCATCCTCCGCCGGTCGGCGGGAGAACTCTCCTTCCGCGTGCTGGACGGCCGCAAACGCTCGCTCCCGGTATACCCCGGACAAGACAAAGGAGGCGAAGCCCATGCTTAA
- a CDS encoding SpoIIIAH-like family protein — protein sequence MNGKRQTIWLVSMLSLMVVLSAYYLFTEDSGVSSPKETAGTIQVDSVKDTGAAPSTADSGATASEVTPQGGDTAVDPNASSDSAAGAAPNAADPNAAADPNAAASSAEGGSSFVTAGTDDGNSAADPAANADKDQASASAPAASAKPDTATSDSGKDAASADSGVSKDDAAVLNEVASQSTSASSLFTNYLYEREQKNLKEQHDLLAAINDMDKSPADSAAAQEQLHQLEEKESKINGIEEKLQQQYSEAIIKEENNDSYKVVVLSDKLDVKQAALIIDLVMKELSVSQDKVSVQHVSEQ from the coding sequence ATGAACGGCAAAAGACAAACAATCTGGTTGGTGTCCATGCTCAGCTTGATGGTGGTTCTCTCCGCTTACTATTTGTTCACGGAGGACTCGGGCGTCTCTTCTCCCAAGGAAACGGCCGGCACGATTCAGGTGGATTCGGTTAAGGATACGGGCGCTGCTCCGTCGACGGCTGACAGCGGCGCGACTGCAAGTGAAGTGACTCCGCAGGGCGGCGATACCGCCGTTGATCCGAATGCGTCCTCCGATTCGGCTGCGGGCGCCGCTCCGAATGCCGCAGACCCGAACGCCGCCGCAGACCCAAATGCTGCGGCAAGCTCGGCGGAAGGCGGTTCGAGTTTCGTGACGGCGGGAACGGATGACGGCAATTCTGCGGCAGACCCGGCAGCGAATGCCGACAAGGACCAAGCATCGGCCTCCGCTCCCGCCGCTTCTGCGAAACCGGACACGGCCACATCGGATAGCGGTAAGGATGCCGCATCGGCAGACAGCGGCGTATCGAAGGACGACGCTGCCGTTCTGAATGAAGTCGCATCGCAAAGCACTTCGGCCTCCAGTCTGTTCACCAACTACCTGTACGAACGAGAGCAAAAGAACCTGAAGGAACAACATGATCTGCTGGCTGCGATCAACGATATGGATAAATCGCCGGCGGACAGCGCGGCTGCGCAGGAGCAGCTGCATCAGTTGGAAGAGAAGGAATCCAAAATCAACGGAATCGAAGAAAAGCTTCAACAGCAGTACAGCGAAGCGATCATCAAGGAAGAGAACAACGATTCCTATAAGGTGGTTGTGCTCAGCGACAAGCTGGATGTGAAACAGGCGGCCTTGATCATCGATCTGGTCATGAAAGAGCTGAGCGTTTCACAGGATAAAGTAAGCGTACAGCATGTATCGGAGCAGTAA
- a CDS encoding Asp23/Gls24 family envelope stress response protein: MSTLPTEFERTEIGEIQIAPEVIEVIAGLATVEVKGVAGMSGGFAGGIVELLGRKNLSKGVKVEVGQREAAVDVSVIIEYGTRLPEVAAEIQRNVKRSIETMTGLTVVEVNVHIHDVQFKTAEKNTAADDTDFALRVK, translated from the coding sequence ATGAGTACACTGCCGACAGAATTTGAACGTACGGAAATCGGTGAAATCCAGATCGCTCCCGAAGTGATTGAAGTGATCGCGGGCCTTGCGACCGTTGAGGTTAAAGGCGTAGCGGGCATGAGCGGCGGATTTGCCGGAGGCATTGTCGAGCTGCTTGGACGCAAGAACCTTTCAAAAGGCGTTAAGGTGGAAGTCGGACAACGCGAGGCTGCGGTGGATGTCTCCGTAATTATCGAATATGGAACCCGTCTTCCGGAAGTGGCGGCGGAAATTCAGCGAAACGTCAAACGGTCGATCGAAACGATGACAGGCCTGACGGTAGTAGAAGTGAATGTGCACATTCACGACGTTCAGTTCAAGACTGCGGAAAAGAACACCGCTGCCGACGATACCGATTTTGCCCTTCGTGTGAAATAA
- the accB gene encoding acetyl-CoA carboxylase biotin carboxyl carrier protein, whose translation MFKLSEIKELIELLDQTSSVHELEIESEGMKLAIRKPDRSEAAEAHVVPAAPFPYPFTPAPQPPVPQQIAGHAAASPAAPQAETISTPAEGTLHKIVSPMVGTFYTAASPDLPSFVSVGDRVTEKSTVCIIEAMKLMNELEAEVRGEIVSVLAENGQLVEYGQPLFLVKPES comes from the coding sequence ATGTTCAAATTAAGTGAAATTAAGGAATTGATCGAATTGCTGGACCAGACCTCTTCCGTGCATGAGCTGGAGATTGAAAGCGAAGGAATGAAGCTGGCTATCCGCAAACCGGACCGTTCCGAGGCCGCGGAAGCGCACGTAGTTCCGGCGGCGCCGTTTCCTTACCCCTTTACGCCAGCTCCACAGCCGCCCGTTCCGCAGCAGATTGCCGGGCATGCTGCCGCCAGTCCCGCCGCTCCGCAAGCGGAGACGATCTCTACTCCCGCAGAGGGAACCTTACATAAAATCGTTTCTCCGATGGTGGGAACGTTCTACACCGCAGCTTCGCCGGATTTGCCTTCGTTCGTAAGCGTTGGCGACCGGGTGACCGAAAAGTCAACGGTGTGCATTATCGAAGCGATGAAGCTGATGAACGAGCTTGAAGCGGAAGTCCGCGGAGAAATCGTGTCCGTCCTTGCCGAGAACGGCCAGCTTGTGGAGTACGGCCAGCCCTTGTTCCTGGTGAAGCCGGAATCTTAG
- the accC gene encoding acetyl-CoA carboxylase biotin carboxylase subunit, whose translation MNIQKVLIANRGEIAVRIIRACRELGISTVAVYSEPDRDSLHVRLADEAYCIGPTASKDSYLNFTNIMSAATLTECDAIHPGYGFLAENADFAEICGSCNIIFIGPSPEAITRMGDKAMAKDTMKQAGVPVIPGSDGLVDDVEEAVLLAREIGYPIIIKATAGGGGKGIRIAEDEESLIKQITAAQQEAQKAFGNAGVYLEKYLTGMKHVEIQIIADNHGNVVHLGERDCSVQRRRQKLVEEAPCSVLTPDIRQAMGEAAVRAALAVNYSGAGTLEFLLGADGQFYFMEMNTRIQVEHPVTEMVTGVDLIKEMISVAEGNPLSFTQEDIVINGWSIECRINAEDPDKNFMPSPGKIGFYLPPGGLGVRVDSAAYPGGTISPFYDSMIAKLIVWAPTRQEAILKMKRALGEFAIEGIHTTIPFHQKLLEHPVFLDGHFDIKFLEENEI comes from the coding sequence ATGAATATACAAAAAGTACTGATCGCTAACCGGGGGGAAATTGCGGTTCGGATAATTCGCGCCTGCCGTGAATTGGGTATTTCCACCGTTGCGGTCTATTCGGAGCCCGACCGCGATTCGCTGCATGTCCGGCTGGCCGATGAAGCGTACTGCATCGGACCGACAGCTTCCAAGGACAGCTATTTGAATTTTACGAATATTATGAGCGCCGCCACCCTGACCGAATGCGATGCCATCCATCCAGGTTACGGCTTCCTTGCCGAGAACGCTGATTTCGCTGAGATTTGCGGTTCCTGCAATATCATATTTATCGGTCCGTCTCCTGAAGCTATCACCCGGATGGGTGACAAGGCTATGGCTAAAGATACGATGAAGCAGGCCGGCGTTCCGGTCATTCCCGGTTCGGACGGTCTTGTGGACGATGTGGAGGAAGCGGTGCTGCTTGCCAGAGAGATCGGCTACCCCATTATCATCAAGGCTACCGCCGGAGGCGGTGGTAAAGGCATCCGTATTGCCGAAGACGAGGAATCGCTGATCAAGCAGATTACTGCCGCCCAGCAAGAAGCTCAGAAGGCATTCGGCAACGCCGGAGTCTATCTGGAGAAATATCTGACCGGCATGAAGCATGTCGAAATCCAGATTATCGCCGATAACCACGGCAACGTGGTCCATCTCGGGGAACGGGACTGTTCTGTGCAGCGCCGCCGCCAGAAGCTTGTGGAGGAGGCTCCTTGCTCCGTGCTGACGCCTGATATCCGCCAGGCGATGGGAGAAGCGGCTGTCCGCGCCGCGCTTGCCGTGAATTATTCCGGTGCGGGAACGTTGGAATTTCTGCTTGGCGCAGACGGGCAGTTTTATTTTATGGAAATGAACACTCGTATTCAGGTTGAGCATCCGGTTACCGAAATGGTAACGGGAGTAGATCTGATCAAGGAAATGATCTCGGTGGCCGAGGGCAATCCCCTTTCATTCACCCAGGAGGATATCGTTATTAACGGCTGGTCGATCGAGTGCCGCATCAATGCGGAAGACCCGGACAAGAATTTCATGCCTTCTCCGGGTAAGATCGGCTTTTACCTGCCACCGGGCGGACTTGGCGTCCGTGTGGACAGCGCAGCGTATCCTGGCGGAACGATATCGCCTTTTTATGATTCCATGATTGCGAAGCTCATTGTCTGGGCGCCTACGCGCCAGGAAGCGATTCTCAAGATGAAGAGGGCTCTGGGCGAGTTCGCCATAGAAGGAATACATACCACAATCCCTTTTCATCAAAAATTGCTGGAGCATCCCGTATTCCTGGACGGCCATTTCGATATCAAGTTCCTTGAAGAAAATGAAATTTAA
- a CDS encoding DUF2273 domain-containing protein, with amino-acid sequence MPWREIWESHGGRIAGVAFGFILGIIYLISGFWDMLFFALVVFIGYTLGGRKDAQAPLFPWRELLEQLSARWRPFK; translated from the coding sequence ATGCCTTGGAGAGAAATATGGGAAAGTCACGGTGGTAGAATCGCCGGAGTGGCCTTTGGCTTTATTCTTGGCATCATTTATTTAATCAGCGGTTTCTGGGATATGCTGTTCTTTGCACTGGTTGTGTTCATCGGATATACGCTTGGCGGAAGAAAAGACGCGCAGGCTCCACTGTTCCCATGGCGGGAGCTGCTGGAGCAGCTGTCGGCCCGCTGGCGTCCCTTCAAGTGA